A stretch of Synergistaceae bacterium DNA encodes these proteins:
- a CDS encoding helix-turn-helix domain-containing protein, translating to MINKAELLLLVRNTQLEINSKFEKLFDIIANFQETQPEPVIIHSQDKDSWLTVKEVCKALKISGSTFYEYVKEGLLPPGCEFGPRSKRWKLSD from the coding sequence ATGATTAATAAAGCTGAACTGCTTTTACTCGTCAGAAATACTCAACTCGAAATTAATTCTAAATTTGAGAAATTATTTGACATCATTGCTAATTTTCAGGAAACACAGCCGGAACCGGTGATAATTCATTCTCAGGATAAAGACTCATGGCTCACAGTTAAAGAAGTCTGCAAGGCTCTCAAGATCAGCGGCTCAACTTTTTATGAATATGTCAAAGAGGGATTATTACCGCCGGGGTGTGAGTTCGGGCCTCGTTCTAAACGCTGGAAATTGTCAGAT
- a CDS encoding helix-turn-helix transcriptional regulator, with product MYIREYRKRNNLTQTELADKIGVHENTLRRWENGDFEPRSNDLQKLAETLGCTEAELLNGPNENKIKISLSYDWEKYEKGDINMTGNEFDIFLGRDGEIGLKGAGKLTSREAVEDFLSHVRLQVEAGFEAQIKRGAIQLA from the coding sequence GTGTATATTCGAGAATACAGAAAAAGAAATAATCTAACCCAAACTGAATTAGCAGATAAAATCGGTGTTCATGAGAATACTCTTCGACGCTGGGAAAATGGCGATTTTGAACCGCGTTCTAATGATTTACAAAAATTAGCAGAGACTCTCGGCTGCACAGAAGCAGAATTACTCAACGGCCCAAACGAAAACAAAATCAAAATCTCCCTATCCTATGACTGGGAGAAATACGAGAAAGGAGATATTAACATGACTGGGAATGAATTTGATATTTTTCTTGGCAGAGACGGCGAAATCGGTCTCAAAGGTGCTGGCAAATTGACAAGTCGTGAAGCTGTAGAAGATTTCTTGTCGCACGTCAGACTTCAGGTTGAGGCAGGTTTTGAGGCTCAAATTAAGCGCGGTGCAATTCAATTAGCGTAG
- a CDS encoding helix-turn-helix transcriptional regulator, with product MFNGKRLREQREILGLSQEKLAERIDVHVNTIRRWEQNKQVPDATKLNLLAEALNTTVAYLSGENDGVVLQEGAQFVPKPDYYEHQEKRLIIRNNDMYVNLPETREGFEMLRRFFDIQGAKNAPVVPAL from the coding sequence ATGTTTAATGGCAAAAGATTAAGGGAACAGCGCGAGATATTAGGTTTATCCCAAGAAAAGCTCGCAGAACGAATAGATGTTCATGTAAATACGATACGGCGATGGGAGCAAAACAAACAAGTCCCGGACGCTACAAAATTAAATCTTCTTGCGGAAGCATTAAATACGACTGTCGCCTATCTATCAGGAGAAAATGACGGGGTTGTATTACAAGAAGGAGCGCAATTTGTTCCTAAACCTGATTACTATGAGCATCAAGAAAAGAGATTAATTATCAGAAATAATGATATGTATGTGAATTTGCCTGAGACAAGAGAAGGCTTTGAAATGTTACGTAGATTTTTTGATATACAAGGGGCTAAGAATGCTCCTGTAGTACCAGCGCTATAA
- a CDS encoding SWIM zinc finger family protein: protein MKKFIPCKHCGRDTLEGNIFCHKCTWEAKWARHILNSPELASRRKRSHSTKILSIDPDKGEAVFKSSSNGTYTTTLKNCTCKDFALGHDAWPCKHILRLAEELGLFQNEYFAPDEYDYTMQFAPNITEIKAAEQPKNISEPEYITPPVESKHEELPVIINKKSSIFLKILKYICCAVVGAFIMLCILGTFTRTKIAHRELLIPVLMLASGYVIAINAKHKGLEGSMFSWIIYGTIVPVISWMDVLIAGSDSQNRVKIFIKSICICIVCLVFYIGIFVALIEQPHKNQETIQTRSIE, encoded by the coding sequence GTGAAAAAATTTATCCCCTGCAAGCACTGCGGACGCGACACCCTCGAAGGCAATATATTTTGTCATAAATGCACATGGGAAGCTAAATGGGCAAGACACATTTTAAATTCTCCTGAACTCGCAAGCCGCCGCAAACGTTCGCATTCTACAAAAATTTTATCCATTGACCCCGACAAGGGCGAGGCCGTTTTTAAATCTTCCAGCAATGGCACATACACGACGACTCTAAAAAATTGCACATGTAAAGATTTTGCGCTTGGACATGACGCTTGGCCGTGTAAGCATATTTTAAGACTTGCCGAAGAACTTGGCCTTTTCCAGAATGAATATTTTGCTCCTGATGAATATGATTATACAATGCAATTTGCGCCTAATATTACAGAAATAAAAGCAGCCGAGCAGCCTAAAAATATATCTGAGCCTGAATACATTACGCCTCCTGTTGAGTCTAAACATGAAGAATTGCCCGTAATAATCAATAAGAAGTCTTCAATATTCCTGAAAATTTTAAAATATATTTGCTGTGCTGTGGTCGGAGCTTTTATAATGCTGTGTATCTTAGGGACTTTTACCAGAACAAAAATAGCACATAGAGAATTATTAATCCCTGTCTTAATGTTAGCTTCAGGTTATGTAATTGCTATAAATGCCAAGCATAAGGGTTTGGAAGGTTCAATGTTTAGCTGGATAATTTACGGAACTATAGTACCTGTTATATCATGGATGGATGTACTTATTGCTGGCAGTGATTCTCAAAATAGAGTTAAAATTTTCATTAAGAGTATTTGTATATGTATAGTCTGCCTTGTATTTTACATAGGAATTTTTGTAGCTTTAATAGAGCAGCCGCATAAAAATCAAGAAACAATACAAACGCGATCTATAGAATGA
- a CDS encoding Lar family restriction alleviation protein: MSEQLKSCPFCGSHNISVISCTQEREYKSACKDVQFSYYVECDYCRVRTDSYVTRQDAVNAWETRSWQEKH, from the coding sequence ATGAGCGAGCAATTAAAATCTTGCCCCTTCTGCGGGAGTCATAATATCAGCGTCATTTCCTGTACTCAGGAGCGCGAGTACAAATCAGCATGTAAGGACGTGCAATTTTCATATTATGTTGAGTGCGATTATTGCAGGGTTCGCACTGATTCATATGTTACGAGACAAGACGCAGTAAACGCATGGGAGACTCGATCATGGCAAGAAAAGCATTGA
- a CDS encoding helix-turn-helix domain-containing protein, which translates to MTSNFCFAKLDINVARDGSFKGAPKSVYMTLTSHADNNTRKCFLKVRTIAKESGYCERTVRNALHKLESWGLIEITEQFIQGENGRHQINSVYTLIGNEAACYQEYAVGEVPELLDSVIPPCKNCTTPLQKVTGQNESPLNYKDSLKGEARLPAKNSEPVNNPEAFTPDDAPAIMRPTAEYLLLKTGRKSLTESEISALRTLSASHYPARVQKEIDTACERFKRKNKPLSTLTFNYIAGALANQHSRKLTPKSQAKSMMMTSEELNSRKKIPDEDLDAELERLEKLMNEPVKSAQNLRRL; encoded by the coding sequence ATGACCAGTAATTTTTGTTTTGCGAAATTAGATATAAACGTAGCTAGAGACGGCAGCTTTAAGGGCGCGCCAAAATCCGTGTATATGACTCTGACATCTCACGCAGATAATAACACACGCAAATGTTTCTTGAAGGTCCGGACGATCGCAAAAGAGTCCGGTTATTGTGAGCGCACAGTAAGAAATGCCCTGCACAAATTAGAATCATGGGGCTTAATCGAAATCACAGAGCAGTTTATACAGGGCGAAAACGGCAGACATCAAATTAATTCTGTCTATACGCTGATTGGCAACGAAGCAGCCTGCTATCAAGAATACGCCGTCGGAGAAGTTCCGGAATTGCTCGACTCCGTGATACCCCCCTGCAAAAATTGCACCACCCCCCTGCAAAAAGTTACAGGGCAAAACGAGAGTCCATTAAACTATAAAGACTCCCTAAAGGGGGAAGCCCGCCTCCCCGCGAAAAATTCAGAACCCGTTAATAATCCCGAAGCCTTCACCCCCGACGATGCACCGGCCATTATGAGACCTACAGCCGAATATTTATTGCTAAAGACTGGCAGAAAGAGTCTAACTGAGTCAGAAATTTCGGCGTTAAGGACGTTAAGCGCGTCTCATTACCCTGCACGAGTTCAGAAGGAAATTGACACAGCCTGTGAGAGATTTAAGCGCAAAAATAAGCCTTTAAGCACTCTCACGTTTAATTACATTGCAGGAGCCCTCGCCAACCAGCACAGCCGGAAATTAACGCCAAAGTCGCAGGCAAAATCAATGATGATGACGAGTGAAGAACTTAATTCGCGCAAAAAAATTCCTGATGAAGACTTAGACGCAGAACTTGAAAGACTCGAAAAACTTATGAATGAACCTGTAAAATCAGCACAGAATTTACGGAGGTTGTAA
- a CDS encoding Lar family restriction alleviation protein: MSEKLKPCPFCGSEAVYDKDIAGYYFVCCPSDECNRQVASYHYPFLDEAINAWNTRAEGKS, translated from the coding sequence ATGAGCGAAAAATTAAAACCGTGCCCATTCTGCGGGAGTGAAGCTGTATACGATAAGGATATAGCAGGATATTATTTTGTTTGTTGCCCTAGCGATGAATGTAATAGACAAGTAGCCAGCTATCATTACCCGTTCTTGGACGAAGCCATAAACGCATGGAACACACGCGCGGAGGGCAAATCATGA
- a CDS encoding helix-turn-helix transcriptional regulator, with amino-acid sequence MINAFGQWLRKFRIDNGLLLGDMAKTLEISSAFLSAIETGRKNIPDGIVSKIRDSYRLSEEEYFSLLKAVEMSQQKLQIDLGGETTANKEVAIAFAKRFHSLTHEDRVEILRILSKAGDDDCTIKE; translated from the coding sequence ATGATAAATGCCTTCGGACAGTGGTTACGCAAGTTCCGAATAGATAATGGGCTTTTGCTGGGTGATATGGCGAAAACGCTAGAAATATCTTCAGCCTTTTTATCTGCAATAGAGACAGGGCGTAAAAATATACCTGATGGCATTGTGAGTAAAATTCGCGATAGTTACAGGCTTAGTGAAGAAGAATATTTTTCTTTACTGAAAGCAGTTGAAATGTCGCAGCAAAAATTGCAAATTGATTTAGGCGGTGAAACAACAGCTAATAAAGAAGTGGCAATTGCTTTTGCTAAACGTTTTCATTCCCTCACCCATGAAGATAGGGTTGAGATTTTAAGAATTTTATCAAAGGCAGGTGATGACGATTGCACGATAAAGGAATAA
- a CDS encoding ImmA/IrrE family metallo-endopeptidase translates to MHDKGIRVTPRSRSEIGAIADGVRKLSGYSSNVLIFPIVEFLEFRLQMIVPGFQYEIWQDGSLEKKARALTYPNQRIILIEESVYDGACRGVGRDRMTISHEIGHLILHTGVPLAKNYEKVDIKVYENSEWQADVFAGELLAPIRLIRDMRPEEVADKFQISYYAANAQLKALDKILRCA, encoded by the coding sequence TTGCACGATAAAGGAATAAGAGTTACGCCAAGGAGCCGCTCAGAAATAGGAGCTATTGCCGATGGGGTGCGTAAACTTTCTGGCTATTCTAGTAATGTTCTTATCTTTCCTATTGTTGAATTTCTAGAATTTAGGCTTCAAATGATTGTTCCCGGCTTTCAATATGAAATTTGGCAAGATGGGAGTTTGGAAAAGAAGGCTAGAGCACTAACTTATCCCAATCAGAGAATTATCTTAATTGAAGAATCTGTTTATGATGGAGCTTGTCGGGGAGTAGGTCGAGATCGTATGACTATATCGCATGAGATAGGACACCTAATTTTACATACTGGAGTGCCTTTAGCTAAGAATTATGAGAAAGTCGATATAAAAGTCTATGAAAACTCAGAATGGCAGGCCGATGTCTTTGCAGGAGAATTATTAGCTCCAATAAGATTAATAAGAGATATGCGGCCGGAAGAGGTTGCAGATAAATTTCAAATTTCATATTATGCAGCTAATGCACAACTCAAGGCTTTAGATAAAATATTACGCTGTGCTTAA